A genomic stretch from Corynebacterium sp. 21KM1197 includes:
- the murG gene encoding undecaprenyldiphospho-muramoylpentapeptide beta-N-acetylglucosaminyltransferase, with the protein MAQQSQSPSIVVAGGGTAGHIEPALAVAEALRDRHGMRVTALGTERGLEKDLVPARGFDLKMIPPVPVPRKLNADLMRLPLRVRGAVQETKKILREVSADALVGFGGYVAAPAYLAAASLGLPFYVHEANAKAGLANKLGVRLGGTGFNAVSGSGMKGDVVGIPIRSSLSHDREGVAAERGRAEWGLDVDRSTVLVTGGSQGAMSLNKALAKALDEITGAGIQVLHAYGKKNEAPQPREHYVPLPFITDMAAAYAVADLIVCRSGAMTVAEVTAAHLPAIYVPLPHGNGEQGLNAKDVIKAGAARTISDGDLSGDCLASEVLSILSNPHEHQKMRRAAAARAGNNAAEVIADRVAAALA; encoded by the coding sequence ATGGCGCAACAATCTCAGAGCCCGTCCATCGTGGTCGCTGGCGGCGGCACGGCGGGGCACATCGAACCGGCCTTGGCGGTGGCCGAGGCTCTGCGGGATCGGCACGGCATGAGGGTCACGGCTCTGGGAACCGAGCGCGGCCTGGAAAAGGATCTGGTGCCCGCGCGGGGCTTTGACCTCAAGATGATTCCGCCGGTGCCCGTGCCGCGCAAACTCAACGCCGATCTGATGCGCCTCCCGCTGCGGGTGCGCGGCGCGGTTCAGGAGACCAAGAAGATCCTGCGCGAGGTCTCCGCCGACGCCCTGGTGGGCTTTGGCGGATACGTGGCCGCCCCGGCGTATCTGGCGGCGGCCAGCCTAGGTCTGCCCTTTTATGTGCATGAGGCCAATGCCAAGGCCGGGCTGGCCAATAAACTGGGCGTGCGCCTGGGCGGCACGGGCTTTAATGCCGTTTCCGGTTCCGGAATGAAGGGTGACGTGGTGGGGATTCCCATTCGCTCCTCGCTCTCCCATGACCGCGAGGGGGTGGCCGCCGAGCGCGGCCGCGCCGAGTGGGGGCTGGACGTGGATCGTTCCACGGTGCTGGTCACCGGCGGTTCCCAGGGGGCGATGAGCCTGAACAAGGCCCTGGCCAAGGCCCTGGACGAGATCACCGGGGCGGGAATCCAGGTGCTGCACGCCTACGGCAAGAAGAACGAGGCCCCGCAGCCGCGCGAACACTACGTGCCCCTGCCCTTTATCACGGATATGGCGGCGGCCTATGCCGTGGCGGATCTGATTGTGTGCCGCTCCGGGGCCATGACGGTGGCGGAGGTGACGGCCGCGCATCTCCCGGCGATCTACGTGCCGCTGCCGCACGGCAACGGGGAGCAAGGGCTTAATGCCAAGGACGTGATCAAGGCCGGGGCCGCGCGCACCATCTCGGACGGAGATCTCAGCGGGGATTGCCTGGCCAGCGAGGTACTGAGCATTTTGTCCAACCCCCACGAGCACCAGAAGATGCGCCGGGCCGCCGCGGCCCGCGCCGGTAATAACGCGGCGGAGGTCATCGCGGATCGC
- a CDS encoding FtsW/RodA/SpoVE family cell cycle protein has protein sequence MSTTTAPTAPTEPPSRITQAIRRLNRAMDGQPGLDYLMLRITVFLLTGIGLVMVMSSSMTWSIIEGATVWSTALRQGSMVAAGLLMFWVCLKIPPQTVRKWATGILLVAVVLLIAVLIPGIGTGREEVGSQSWIVLGPLRLQPSEFAKVAIAIFGSHFLANRRVESSGLRSPYTVFTGIAIALMLLIMAEGDLGMAISFAIVVLFVLLFAGVSHRWIVAALAFGFIGMAAVLAVGGFRSHRFHVYFDALFGHFDDTRGTAFQSYQGFLSLADGSVGGVGLGQSRAKWFYLPEARNDFIFAIIGEELGLWGGVVVIALFGVLGFFGFRTALRARDNYQSLLAATLTAGIVSQAFINIGYVVGLLPVTGIQLPMISAGGTSAIITLTSMGLLANVARHEPEAVSAVKSYGRPMFDRLLLIAEPDADEHPENSRRPQGVRRGSTEEERQARFGQPVTGRPRRSAQAERPAGQPPKRPARPVAGTGAPVDSPRPRRDYDSVPTRNPRPRGSASGGQPRASRQPRTRRSK, from the coding sequence ATGAGCACCACCACCGCACCGACGGCCCCCACCGAGCCACCCTCAAGGATTACCCAGGCGATTCGTCGGCTCAATCGCGCGATGGACGGGCAGCCCGGCCTGGATTACCTGATGCTGCGCATCACCGTTTTCCTGCTCACCGGCATTGGCCTGGTGATGGTGATGTCCTCCTCCATGACCTGGTCCATCATCGAGGGAGCCACGGTGTGGAGCACCGCGCTGCGCCAGGGCAGCATGGTGGCGGCGGGCCTGCTGATGTTCTGGGTGTGCCTGAAGATCCCGCCGCAGACGGTGCGCAAGTGGGCCACCGGGATCTTGCTGGTGGCCGTGGTGCTGCTCATCGCGGTGTTGATTCCAGGCATTGGTACCGGCCGCGAGGAGGTGGGCTCCCAGTCCTGGATCGTGCTGGGGCCGCTGCGCTTGCAGCCCTCGGAGTTTGCCAAGGTGGCGATTGCCATTTTCGGTTCGCACTTTTTGGCTAATCGACGGGTGGAGAGTTCCGGTCTGCGCAGTCCCTACACGGTTTTTACGGGTATTGCTATTGCACTCATGCTGCTGATTATGGCGGAGGGCGACCTGGGCATGGCCATTTCCTTTGCCATCGTGGTGCTCTTTGTGCTGCTTTTTGCCGGGGTATCGCACCGCTGGATCGTGGCGGCGCTGGCCTTTGGTTTTATCGGCATGGCGGCGGTGCTGGCGGTGGGCGGTTTCCGCTCGCACCGCTTCCACGTGTACTTTGACGCGCTCTTTGGGCACTTCGATGACACCCGGGGCACCGCCTTCCAGTCCTACCAGGGCTTTTTATCCCTGGCCGATGGCTCCGTGGGTGGGGTGGGGCTGGGGCAGTCCCGCGCCAAATGGTTCTACCTCCCCGAGGCCCGCAATGACTTTATCTTTGCCATCATCGGTGAGGAATTGGGCCTGTGGGGCGGGGTAGTGGTCATCGCGCTCTTTGGCGTGTTGGGCTTTTTTGGCTTCCGCACTGCCCTGCGCGCGCGGGATAATTATCAGTCTCTCCTGGCGGCCACGCTTACGGCGGGCATTGTGTCCCAGGCATTCATCAATATCGGGTACGTTGTGGGCTTGCTTCCGGTGACGGGTATTCAGCTGCCCATGATTTCCGCCGGCGGTACCTCCGCGATCATCACCCTGACCTCCATGGGCTTGCTGGCCAACGTGGCGCGCCACGAGCCGGAGGCGGTGTCCGCGGTGAAGTCCTACGGCCGCCCGATGTTCGATCGGCTGTTGCTGATCGCGGAGCCGGACGCGGACGAGCACCCGGAGAACTCCCGACGCCCCCAGGGCGTGCGGCGCGGCAGCACCGAGGAGGAGCGGCAGGCCAGATTTGGGCAGCCGGTGACGGGGCGGCCCAGGCGGTCGGCCCAGGCGGAGCGGCCTGCGGGCCAACCACCGAAGCGGCCTGCGCGCCCGGTGGCTGGCACGGGTGCCCCTGTGGATTCGCCGCGTCCTCGCCGGGATTACGATAGTGTTCCTACGCGCAATCCTCGGCCCCGAGGATCTGCTTCCGGGGGTCAGCCCAGGGCGTCCCGGCAGCCACGAACAAGGAGAAGCAAGTAA
- the murD gene encoding UDP-N-acetylmuramoyl-L-alanine--D-glutamate ligase produces MNNTNNSVLRENIPADLRGPVLIAGAGVSGTATARMCEAIGVEYSLVDDRAQGALDTQTALARLEHYSLVVTSPGWRPETELFEQARLREIPVLGDVELAWRLDQAGVFGPRRTWLAVTGTNGKTTTTAMLAAMMQRGGFRAQAVGNIGTAVGDVLSEAGEARVDVLVAELSSFQLYWSQRFTPDAGVLLNLAEDHLDWHGSYAAYAAAKAKALRGPVAVAGMDSPEVRDLVRAEGLEEKIIPFGLSKPAPGGVGVLGGHLVDAMTLRGGEENPDAQAAPIALAPVEGIEPAGPAGVLDALAAAAVARSQGVSPEAIAEALRDFHVAGHRGHVVSEHGGVRWVDNSKATNPHAAEAALAAEESVVWVAGGQLKGADVTDLVRGYGSRMRAAIVLGQDRGLIEEALRAHAPQVEVHSVAETDPRAAMMAVGKIAQRVARPGDTVLLAPAAASLDMYTGMGQRGDMFAAAALRAAAEQGTQGVDSGGVDKQVTAEPEPPSR; encoded by the coding sequence ATGAATAATACGAATAACTCTGTGCTTCGAGAGAACATCCCCGCCGACCTGCGTGGCCCCGTCCTGATCGCGGGCGCCGGGGTATCCGGCACGGCCACCGCGCGCATGTGCGAAGCGATTGGCGTGGAATACTCCCTGGTGGACGATAGGGCGCAGGGCGCCCTGGACACGCAGACGGCCCTGGCGCGGCTGGAGCATTACTCCCTGGTGGTGACCTCGCCGGGGTGGCGGCCGGAGACGGAACTGTTTGAGCAGGCCCGGCTGCGCGAGATCCCGGTGCTGGGTGACGTGGAGTTGGCCTGGCGGCTCGACCAGGCTGGGGTGTTTGGACCGCGCCGCACCTGGCTGGCGGTCACGGGCACGAACGGCAAGACCACCACCACCGCCATGCTGGCGGCCATGATGCAGCGCGGAGGATTCCGCGCGCAGGCCGTGGGCAATATCGGCACGGCGGTGGGCGATGTGTTGTCCGAGGCGGGCGAGGCCCGCGTGGACGTGCTGGTGGCGGAACTCTCCAGCTTCCAGCTTTACTGGTCGCAGCGCTTTACTCCCGACGCCGGGGTATTGCTTAACCTCGCGGAGGATCACCTGGACTGGCACGGCTCCTACGCGGCCTACGCCGCCGCCAAGGCCAAGGCCCTGCGTGGCCCCGTGGCGGTGGCGGGCATGGATAGCCCCGAGGTGCGCGACCTCGTGCGGGCCGAGGGACTGGAAGAAAAGATCATTCCCTTCGGCCTGAGTAAACCCGCTCCCGGTGGCGTGGGTGTATTGGGCGGGCACCTGGTGGATGCGATGACCCTGCGCGGTGGGGAAGAAAACCCCGATGCACAGGCGGCACCGATTGCGCTGGCCCCGGTCGAGGGGATCGAGCCCGCTGGCCCCGCCGGGGTGCTCGACGCCCTGGCGGCGGCGGCCGTGGCGCGCAGCCAGGGCGTGAGCCCGGAGGCCATCGCGGAGGCGTTGCGCGATTTCCACGTGGCCGGGCACCGCGGGCACGTGGTGAGCGAGCACGGCGGCGTGCGCTGGGTGGACAACTCCAAGGCCACCAACCCCCACGCTGCCGAGGCGGCCCTGGCCGCCGAGGAATCCGTGGTGTGGGTGGCCGGCGGCCAACTCAAGGGCGCGGACGTCACCGACCTGGTGCGCGGCTATGGTTCCCGCATGCGCGCGGCGATCGTGCTGGGGCAGGATCGCGGCCTCATCGAGGAGGCCTTGCGCGCCCATGCTCCCCAGGTGGAGGTACACAGCGTGGCGGAAACGGACCCGCGCGCGGCCATGATGGCGGTGGGCAAGATCGCGCAGCGGGTGGCGAGGCCGGGGGACACGGTGCTGCTGGCCCCGGCGGCGGCCTCCCTGGATATGTACACCGGCATGGGGCAGCGCGGCGATATGTTCGCTGCGGCGGCGCTGCGGGCGGCGGCCGAGCAGGGCACACAGGGCGTCGATAGCGGCGGCGTCGATAAGCAGGTCACAGCAGAACCGGAACCACCGTCGAGGTAG
- the mraY gene encoding phospho-N-acetylmuramoyl-pentapeptide-transferase: MTHIIIAGIVSFLVSIVTTPILIKRFSSEGLGQEIREDGPKSHLRKRGTPTMGGIAIIAGIVMGYVVTGLYALITETGSRGFTASGLLVLGLTLGLGALGFADDSIKLFKSRNLGLNKTGKLVGQLVLGIAFAVLVLQFPNDKGITPGSTNLSFIRDIPTVDLALGGGIGLIFFIAFMVILISAWSNAVNLTDGLDGLAAGVTSLVMGGYMVLTFWQYRNSCSEQVGPGCYSVRDPLDLAVIAAAALGACLGFLWWNAAPAKIFMGDTGSLALGGLVAGLSVVSHTELLMILFGILFVMEVSSVVIQVAVFKATGKRFFRMAPIHHHFENGGWAETTVVIRFWIIAALAVAVGMALFYGEWVGATDEYTVVALAEGMGA, from the coding sequence GTGACCCACATCATCATCGCAGGAATCGTTAGTTTCCTCGTCTCCATCGTGACCACCCCCATTCTGATCAAGAGATTCAGCAGCGAGGGGCTGGGCCAGGAGATTCGGGAGGATGGCCCCAAATCCCACCTGCGCAAGCGCGGCACTCCCACGATGGGTGGCATTGCCATCATCGCGGGCATCGTGATGGGCTACGTCGTCACCGGCCTGTATGCCCTCATTACGGAGACGGGATCGCGGGGCTTTACGGCCTCCGGTCTCCTCGTCCTCGGGCTCACCCTGGGGCTGGGCGCCCTGGGCTTTGCCGATGATTCCATCAAGCTTTTTAAATCCCGCAACCTGGGCCTGAATAAGACCGGGAAACTGGTGGGCCAATTGGTGCTGGGCATCGCCTTTGCGGTGTTGGTGCTGCAATTCCCCAACGATAAGGGCATCACCCCCGGCTCCACCAATCTCTCCTTTATCCGCGATATTCCCACCGTGGATCTGGCCCTGGGCGGGGGAATCGGCCTGATCTTTTTCATCGCGTTCATGGTGATTCTGATCAGCGCGTGGTCAAACGCCGTGAATCTCACCGACGGGCTGGACGGCCTGGCGGCGGGCGTGACCTCCCTGGTGATGGGCGGGTACATGGTTCTCACCTTCTGGCAGTACCGCAATTCCTGCTCAGAGCAGGTGGGCCCCGGCTGCTACTCGGTGCGCGATCCGCTGGACCTCGCGGTGATCGCCGCGGCGGCCCTGGGCGCCTGCCTGGGCTTTTTGTGGTGGAACGCGGCCCCGGCCAAGATCTTCATGGGCGATACCGGCTCCCTGGCGCTCGGTGGCCTGGTGGCGGGCCTCTCCGTGGTCTCGCACACGGAGCTGCTGATGATCCTCTTTGGCATCCTCTTTGTGATGGAGGTTTCCTCCGTGGTGATCCAGGTGGCGGTGTTCAAGGCCACCGGCAAGCGCTTCTTCCGCATGGCCCCCATTCACCACCACTTTGAAAACGGCGGCTGGGCGGAAACCACGGTGGTGATCCGCTTCTGGATCATCGCGGCGCTGGCAGTGGCCGTGGGCATGGCCCTGTTCTACGGCGAGTGGGTGGGTGCCACCGATGAATACACCGTGGTGGCCCTGGCCGAGGGCATGGGGGCCTAA
- a CDS encoding UDP-N-acetylmuramoyl-tripeptide--D-alanyl-D-alanine ligase: MIPLSLAQIADIVGGELHDVPDPQAQVTGFVEFDSRKVTPGGLFVALPGARVDGHDYARTAVEAGAVAVLAARPVGVPAIVVKPQGKTDSNAELFRHDADGSAAAVVTALSDLARAVVRELSREHGLRVIGVTGSAGKTSTKDLIASVLRHLGPTVAPPGSFNNEIGHPYTALRCEPDTRFLVAEMSARGLGHIAHLAQIAPPHLGVELNVGSAHLGEFGSRENIAQAKGELVEALPREGVAILNADDDYVLPMARRTQARVLTFSAEDRREADLRATQIDLDDVARAAFTLNHRGESVRVKLQVFGAHQVSNALAAAAVGLESGLTLEQVAAALSQHVTASAHRMDVHTRADGVTVINDAYNANPDSMRAGIAALAYTASARTEARSVAVLGEMSELGAEAVAAHRELGREVARYHIADLVMVGASEACRATAEEAAAGGVRTSVVDTIDAAVAQLQGLLSPGDAVLVKASNSQGLWRVAERLASAQDDTRDVSR, translated from the coding sequence ATGATACCGCTTTCACTCGCACAGATAGCCGATATTGTCGGCGGGGAATTGCACGATGTTCCCGATCCGCAGGCCCAGGTGACGGGATTTGTGGAGTTTGATTCCCGCAAGGTCACCCCCGGCGGTTTATTCGTGGCCCTGCCCGGTGCCCGCGTGGACGGGCACGATTATGCCCGCACCGCCGTGGAGGCCGGGGCGGTCGCGGTGCTGGCGGCGCGCCCGGTGGGGGTACCCGCGATCGTCGTTAAGCCCCAGGGCAAGACGGACAGCAACGCGGAACTTTTCCGCCACGATGCCGATGGCTCGGCGGCGGCCGTGGTGACGGCGCTCTCTGACCTGGCGCGCGCGGTGGTGCGGGAACTCAGCCGGGAACACGGGTTGCGGGTGATCGGCGTGACGGGCTCGGCGGGCAAGACCTCCACGAAGGATCTGATCGCCTCGGTGCTGCGGCACCTGGGGCCCACGGTGGCGCCCCCCGGTTCCTTTAATAACGAGATCGGGCACCCCTATACCGCCCTGCGGTGCGAGCCGGACACGAGGTTCCTCGTGGCGGAGATGAGCGCGCGCGGCCTGGGGCACATCGCCCACCTGGCTCAGATCGCCCCGCCGCACCTGGGCGTGGAACTCAACGTGGGCAGCGCACACCTGGGGGAGTTTGGCTCCCGGGAGAACATCGCCCAGGCCAAGGGCGAACTCGTGGAGGCGCTGCCGCGCGAGGGCGTGGCGATCCTCAACGCCGACGATGATTACGTGCTGCCCATGGCCCGGCGCACCCAGGCGCGGGTGCTCACCTTTTCCGCCGAGGACAGGCGGGAGGCGGACCTGCGTGCCACGCAGATCGACCTCGACGACGTGGCCCGCGCCGCCTTTACCCTGAACCATCGGGGGGAGAGCGTGCGGGTGAAACTCCAGGTCTTTGGCGCGCACCAGGTCTCCAACGCCCTGGCGGCCGCGGCGGTGGGCCTGGAAAGCGGCCTGACCCTGGAGCAGGTGGCTGCGGCGCTATCGCAGCACGTCACGGCGTCCGCGCACCGCATGGACGTGCATACCCGAGCCGATGGCGTGACGGTGATCAACGATGCCTATAATGCCAATCCTGACTCCATGCGCGCGGGCATCGCGGCGCTGGCCTACACGGCATCGGCACGCACGGAGGCGCGCTCCGTGGCGGTGCTGGGCGAGATGAGCGAACTCGGCGCCGAGGCGGTGGCCGCTCACCGGGAACTCGGCCGGGAGGTAGCGCGCTACCACATCGCGGACCTGGTGATGGTGGGTGCGAGCGAGGCCTGCCGGGCGACGGCCGAGGAGGCCGCGGCCGGCGGCGTGCGCACGAGCGTGGTGGACACTATCGACGCCGCCGTGGCGCAGCTTCAAGGCCTCCTGAGCCCCGGCGACGCCGTGCTGGTGAAGGCCTCCAATTCCCAGGGGCTCTGGCGAGTGGCCGAGCGCCTGGCGAGCGCGCAAGATGACACCCGAGACGTTTCTAGGTAA
- a CDS encoding UDP-N-acetylmuramoyl-L-alanyl-D-glutamate--2,6-diaminopimelate ligase, producing MTATLDAVVRVTKGRIALGQADAAQAFSSMSLDSAAVEPGGLFAALPGTRVHGASFAENTEAGAILTDEHGVEILKAAGETRPVIEVADVRDVLGYAAAEVYEHPSEKLTVLGITGTSGKTTTSYLVEAGLLAAGYSVGLIGTTGTRINGQPVPTSLTTPEAPMLQALFARMVAEGVTHVVMEVSSHALALRRVQGTRFAVGAFSNLSQDHLDFHPTMQDYFDTKALFFRPDSSLRAEKVVVCVDDDWGQRMAQVAGEYPLTVSTRGHQALVQAHDVEVDSQGVQTFRLDLEGASLDVRLPLPGRFNVANAAVAVAIAHAAGVDVEVFARALATVAVPGRMERVDAGQEYIAVVDYAHKPAAIAEVLDTLRGQVAGRIGIAVGAGGNRDHSKRPIMGAEAARRADFVVITDDNPRDEDPAPIRAAVLDGAREAAQEREPAPEIVEVGDRRQAIAALAGWARPGDAIVVAGKGHENGQLVRGVNHPFDDREELRRAVEKTAGTER from the coding sequence ATGACAGCAACGCTGGACGCGGTGGTGCGCGTGACCAAGGGCCGGATAGCGCTGGGGCAGGCGGATGCCGCCCAGGCCTTTAGTTCCATGAGCCTGGATTCCGCGGCGGTGGAGCCGGGTGGACTTTTTGCCGCCCTGCCGGGCACGCGGGTCCACGGGGCCTCCTTTGCAGAAAACACCGAGGCCGGGGCGATCCTCACCGATGAGCACGGCGTGGAGATCCTTAAGGCTGCGGGGGAGACTCGCCCGGTGATCGAGGTGGCCGACGTCCGCGACGTGCTGGGCTATGCGGCGGCCGAGGTATATGAGCACCCCAGCGAGAAACTCACCGTCCTGGGAATCACGGGTACCTCGGGGAAAACCACCACGAGTTACCTGGTGGAGGCCGGGTTATTGGCCGCGGGGTATTCGGTGGGGTTGATCGGTACCACTGGCACCCGGATCAACGGGCAGCCGGTGCCCACCTCCCTCACCACGCCGGAGGCCCCCATGCTTCAGGCGCTTTTTGCCCGCATGGTGGCCGAGGGCGTCACGCACGTGGTGATGGAGGTGTCCAGCCACGCCCTGGCCCTGCGCCGCGTGCAGGGCACGCGGTTTGCGGTGGGGGCCTTTAGCAACCTTTCCCAGGATCACCTGGATTTCCACCCCACCATGCAGGATTACTTTGATACCAAGGCGCTCTTTTTCCGCCCGGATTCCTCCCTGCGCGCGGAGAAGGTCGTGGTGTGCGTGGACGATGACTGGGGCCAGCGCATGGCTCAGGTGGCGGGCGAGTATCCCCTGACGGTGTCCACCCGGGGCCACCAAGCTCTGGTGCAGGCTCATGACGTCGAGGTGGATTCCCAGGGCGTACAAACCTTCCGCCTCGATCTGGAGGGCGCCTCTTTGGACGTGCGGTTGCCGCTCCCGGGCCGCTTCAACGTGGCCAACGCGGCGGTGGCCGTGGCCATAGCCCACGCCGCCGGGGTGGACGTGGAGGTATTCGCCCGGGCCCTGGCCACGGTGGCGGTGCCGGGCCGCATGGAGCGTGTGGACGCGGGCCAGGAATACATCGCGGTGGTGGACTATGCACACAAGCCGGCCGCCATCGCGGAGGTTCTGGATACCCTACGCGGGCAGGTGGCGGGCCGCATCGGCATCGCGGTGGGCGCGGGCGGAAACCGCGATCACTCCAAGCGCCCGATCATGGGCGCGGAGGCCGCCCGCCGCGCGGACTTCGTGGTGATCACGGACGATAACCCCCGCGATGAGGATCCCGCCCCGATCCGCGCCGCCGTGCTCGATGGGGCCAGGGAGGCGGCCCAGGAGCGCGAGCCCGCCCCGGAGATCGTGGAGGTGGGGGATCGTCGGCAAGCCATCGCCGCGCTGGCGGGCTGGGCTCGGCCTGGCGACGCCATCGTGGTGGCGGGTAAGGGCCATGAGAACGGCCAGCTCGTTCGGGGCGTGAACCACCCCTTTGATGATCGGGAAGAATTGCGCCGCGCGGTAGAAAAAACTGCGGGAACAGAAAGGTAA
- a CDS encoding penicillin-binding protein 2 has translation MRRRLSLVLAFLVVAVLVLATRLAWVQVIWGPELSAKAEEQRARIYVEPARRGDITDRDGREMSYTMQARSLTVSPDLLRKELREQKDLELRMEVSEGAAAPQDRDAYLDEQVEATLKDMAERIPQMIKDSGASTEDVDSKEIEEKLRADSHYEVLVRNVDPDVAAQIAETFHGVAADHQDIRQYPNGAVGENILGKVSMDGQGQFGFEASGDALLSGINGRMTEDVSTDGQVIPGTLRDQVPAIDGKNVSLTVDVDVQNYLQQKVEQARANSGAKDAEAVVLDAHTGEVVAMANTGTIDPNGDIEKQLERGKDFDNPSISAPYEPGSVAKIITAAGVIEEGLTTPDEVLQVPGAISMSGVTVNDAWAHGTAPYTTTGIFGKSSNVGTLMLAQRLGEEKFAQYLEKFGIGQTTGVELPNESAGLLPSPEQWSGGTFANLPIGQGMSWTTLQMASVYQALANGGERVEPRIIKSVTNPDGTEEELPEPKRTRVVRPETARTVVDMFRAVTQSDPTGVQSGTGPGGAIEGYQTSGKTGTAQQVDPNTGAYSMSDFWITFAGVAPADDPRYVIAVMLDDPDRGVEPGGQGGQSAAPIFRDVASWLLDRDNVPTSAPMEGLLTLQAG, from the coding sequence ATGCGGCGTCGGCTCAGCCTGGTCCTGGCCTTCCTCGTGGTGGCGGTATTGGTGCTGGCCACCCGATTGGCCTGGGTGCAGGTGATCTGGGGGCCGGAACTCTCCGCTAAGGCCGAGGAACAGCGCGCGCGTATTTACGTGGAACCGGCGCGCCGTGGCGATATTACGGATCGCGATGGCCGGGAAATGTCCTACACCATGCAGGCGCGCTCGCTGACCGTCTCTCCCGATCTTTTGCGCAAGGAACTGCGCGAGCAGAAGGACCTAGAACTACGCATGGAGGTATCGGAGGGCGCGGCAGCGCCCCAGGATCGTGATGCCTACCTTGATGAGCAGGTAGAGGCCACCTTAAAGGATATGGCCGAGCGCATTCCGCAGATGATTAAGGATTCCGGGGCCTCCACCGAGGACGTGGATTCCAAGGAGATCGAGGAGAAACTGCGCGCCGATAGCCATTACGAGGTGTTGGTGCGCAACGTGGACCCGGACGTAGCCGCCCAGATCGCGGAGACCTTCCACGGCGTGGCCGCCGATCACCAGGACATTCGCCAATACCCCAACGGCGCGGTAGGGGAGAATATCCTGGGCAAGGTATCCATGGACGGGCAGGGGCAATTTGGCTTTGAGGCCTCCGGCGACGCCCTGCTATCCGGCATCAATGGCCGCATGACGGAGGACGTATCCACCGACGGCCAGGTGATTCCGGGCACCCTGCGCGATCAGGTTCCGGCTATCGACGGCAAAAACGTGAGCCTCACCGTGGACGTGGACGTGCAGAATTATCTTCAGCAGAAGGTAGAGCAGGCCCGCGCCAATTCCGGGGCCAAGGATGCCGAGGCCGTGGTGCTGGACGCGCACACGGGCGAGGTGGTGGCGATGGCCAATACCGGCACCATTGATCCCAATGGGGACATTGAAAAGCAATTGGAGCGCGGCAAGGACTTTGATAATCCCTCCATTAGCGCTCCCTACGAGCCGGGTTCGGTGGCCAAGATCATCACCGCCGCCGGCGTGATCGAGGAGGGGCTGACCACCCCGGACGAGGTATTGCAGGTGCCGGGCGCGATCAGCATGTCCGGCGTTACCGTGAATGACGCCTGGGCGCACGGAACCGCCCCGTACACCACCACGGGTATTTTTGGTAAGTCCTCCAACGTGGGCACGCTCATGCTGGCCCAGCGCCTGGGCGAGGAAAAGTTTGCGCAGTACCTGGAAAAGTTTGGCATTGGGCAAACCACGGGCGTGGAACTACCCAATGAGTCTGCGGGCCTGCTGCCCTCTCCCGAGCAGTGGTCGGGCGGTACCTTTGCCAACCTCCCCATCGGCCAGGGGATGTCCTGGACTACCTTGCAGATGGCCAGCGTGTATCAGGCCCTGGCCAATGGCGGCGAGCGCGTGGAGCCGCGCATTATCAAGTCCGTGACCAACCCCGATGGCACCGAGGAGGAACTACCCGAGCCCAAGCGCACCCGGGTGGTGCGCCCGGAGACCGCCCGCACCGTGGTGGATATGTTCCGCGCGGTAACGCAGTCCGATCCCACCGGCGTGCAGTCCGGTACCGGCCCGGGTGGCGCGATCGAGGGATACCAGACCTCTGGCAAGACCGGCACCGCGCAGCAGGTGGACCCCAACACCGGGGCGTATTCCATGAGCGATTTCTGGATTACCTTTGCCGGTGTGGCCCCGGCGGATGATCCCCGGTATGTGATCGCCGTGATGCTGGACGATCCCGATCGCGGCGTGGAGCCCGGCGGGCAGGGCGGACAATCGGCGGCCCCGATCTTCCGCGACGTGGCCTCCTGGCTGCTGGATCGGGATAACGTGCCCACCTCGGCGCCGATGGAGGGGTTGCTTACCCTTCAGGCGGGCTAG